TTTTTGTTCATAATCCTGATGCGATTTGTGCTATTGATCTTAAGGGTAAGGTACTTTCTGCTAATCCAGCTTTAGAAGATATAACAGCTTATAAGCCGGATGGTATAATAGGATCTAAATTTATTGATTTAATTAAAAAATCTGATACAAGAAGGGTACAAAATTACCTGCATAGAGTTAGTTCAGGTAAAAACGTAGAATATGAGACTAGTATTGTAACAGCAGATAATAAAGAAGTTATTGTTAATATTAAGAGCTTTCCGATGGTAGTTGAAGGGGAAATAGTTGCTATTTATTCTATAATTAAAAATATAACTGAAAAGAAAAAATTTGAAAAAAAGTTAAGAGAAATCGCCTATTATGATGACTTAACTGGACTCCCTAATAAAAACTATCTGGAAGATAAAATAGATAAGATCTTAGAAAAAGATCAAAAAGCAGCTATTTTGTTTTTGGATCTGGATCGTTTTAAAAGAATAAATGATTCTTTAGGCCATAAAACTGGTGATGAGGTCATAAAAAGAACAGCAAAAAGACTTAATAAAATTGTTTATGGGGGGATAGTTGCCAGATATAGTGGAGATGAATTTATAATAATTTTAGAAGATATAAAAAACAGGGAAGATGCAGTAAATAAGGTTGAAGAAATTACTAATGAATTTTCAACTTCTTTTATGGTAAATAAGAGGAATATCTATCTTTCTTTAAGTATGGGAGTTGCTATTTATCCAGATGATGGAGTTGACAAAAGTGATTTAATTAAATATGCCTATCTTTCAATGCATAAAGCTAAGGATAAAATGGAAAAATGGTATCATTTCTTTGATGCCGGACTTATGAATGAAAAAATTGGTGAAGAAAAGCTTAATATGGAAGGTGAATTACGTAAAGCTATCAAAAATAATGATTTTTATCTAAAATATCAACCCCAAATTGACCTCTATAATGGTGAGATAGCAGGATTTGAAGCTTTAATTCGCTGGGATCATGAAAAATTAGGTAAAATTTCACCTGGTGAATTTATTCCTCTGGCAGAAGAAACAGGCCTTATTAAAGAAATTGGAAGATGGGTAATTAAAGAAGCCTGCCGTCAGGTTAAAGTATGGCGAGAAGAAGGGCATAAACCTGTTAAAATGGCTATTAATGTTTCTATTCATCAACTAAAAGATCCTAATTTTATTGAAGAAATAAAAGAAATTATAAGGGGAAATGAACTTAATCCTCAATATCTTGAGCTTGAAATAACTGAAAATATAATGAGGAATCTAAATGAACTAGAAGTTATCTTAGATAAATTAAAGGAGATAGGTGTTCAGATCTCTATAGATGATTTTGGCACAGGTTATTCATCTTTAAGTGTTTTACAGGGACTGCCAATTAATACTTTAAAAATAGATAAATCATTTATAATAAACAGTACAAATGATGAAAAATCAGCTACTTTAGTAAAAACGATTATTAACATGGCTAAAAACCTTGATTTAAATATAATAGCTGAAGGAGTGGAAGAGAGAACACAGGTTGATCTCTTAAGATCAAATGACTGTCGGACAGGCCAGGGCTTTCTTTTTAGCCGTCCTTTACCTGTCAGTGATATTACTGATATCTTAGATTTTGACAGCTCA
The sequence above is a segment of the Halanaerobiales bacterium genome. Coding sequences within it:
- a CDS encoding EAL domain-containing protein, which encodes MKGNEEQGCFRELLNEVSAQVVAFNKNYEIKWANQKAKDYLNYGKELKDKNCRQLFFENDFSIKESEIEECPFEEIFQKNKKITEELTNNQGETWEIQWFSSEKDDKEIGYMIAYNITKPKRIENKLKERSEVFYQVRSKFHESQEKFQSLFVHNPDAICAIDLKGKVLSANPALEDITAYKPDGIIGSKFIDLIKKSDTRRVQNYLHRVSSGKNVEYETSIVTADNKEVIVNIKSFPMVVEGEIVAIYSIIKNITEKKKFEKKLREIAYYDDLTGLPNKNYLEDKIDKILEKDQKAAILFLDLDRFKRINDSLGHKTGDEVIKRTAKRLNKIVYGGIVARYSGDEFIIILEDIKNREDAVNKVEEITNEFSTSFMVNKRNIYLSLSMGVAIYPDDGVDKSDLIKYAYLSMHKAKDKMEKWYHFFDAGLMNEKIGEEKLNMEGELRKAIKNNDFYLKYQPQIDLYNGEIAGFEALIRWDHEKLGKISPGEFIPLAEETGLIKEIGRWVIKEACRQVKVWREEGHKPVKMAINVSIHQLKDPNFIEEIKEIIRGNELNPQYLELEITENIMRNLNELEVILDKLKEIGVQISIDDFGTGYSSLSVLQGLPINTLKIDKSFIINSTNDEKSATLVKTIINMAKNLDLNIIAEGVEERTQVDLLRSNDCRTGQGFLFSRPLPVSDITDILDFDSSGFILDTV